The following proteins are encoded in a genomic region of Gimesia algae:
- a CDS encoding TolC family protein, whose protein sequence is MKTGFPVTIGLLTVLISGCASSPERQISDLGESKPVSIAFQDPCPVKVKTDESSELAASKASETILVAHEQTEELPFAEYDIPLFPVSGTSESHQQTSLSLSDLETLAQANNPTLIQSAAQVEASRGAAYQAGLYPNPVVGYASDQIGIDGTAGELQGAFVSQEFVTGGKLKLSRAKWTQQICIAETNLSAQYTRVLNDVRVHFYRTLAAQQMLSVHNQLLSNAQDNLQTHKEMLNLGQTNQAGLLQAEIDLHRARLKKMAAENNLEQEWRDLVAMVGTPELQCTTLKGSLEPATEVYDWSSAMHQLLENSPEIVAAWERVQHDEITVERERVQPIPNILVNVDFGHNFETNNNVAGVTAGLPLPVFDRNQGTVDQALADLNQSRANVKRLELSLMSKLSDKYRDYRTARQHVETYRSEMLPKAKEAYDLLHESYKRRRAPWPEVLMAQKIYYDLQAEYIMSQLQYHESEIAIRGMLLTGGLEVPSAPMSGGHIDAVPKPR, encoded by the coding sequence ATGAAAACCGGTTTTCCCGTCACTATCGGGTTACTCACCGTATTGATCAGTGGGTGTGCTTCCAGCCCCGAGCGACAGATCAGCGATCTGGGGGAGTCGAAGCCTGTATCAATTGCATTTCAGGATCCCTGTCCGGTCAAAGTCAAAACGGATGAGTCTTCAGAACTTGCTGCCTCAAAGGCTTCTGAAACAATTCTGGTTGCACACGAGCAGACGGAAGAACTTCCATTTGCCGAATACGATATCCCCCTGTTTCCCGTTTCGGGTACCTCCGAGTCTCATCAGCAAACGTCTTTGTCTTTAAGTGATTTGGAGACACTGGCTCAGGCAAATAATCCCACTTTAATTCAATCTGCTGCTCAGGTTGAAGCCTCTCGAGGTGCTGCGTATCAGGCAGGGCTCTACCCGAACCCGGTGGTCGGTTATGCCAGCGATCAGATTGGTATTGATGGAACGGCAGGAGAGTTACAGGGGGCTTTTGTCTCGCAGGAATTTGTTACCGGAGGCAAATTGAAACTGAGTCGGGCCAAGTGGACGCAGCAGATCTGTATTGCCGAAACAAATCTGTCGGCGCAGTATACTCGGGTGCTTAACGACGTACGCGTTCACTTCTATCGTACTCTGGCTGCACAGCAGATGCTGTCGGTTCACAATCAGTTGCTGTCGAACGCACAGGATAATCTGCAGACTCACAAAGAGATGCTCAACCTGGGGCAGACCAATCAGGCAGGGCTGTTACAGGCAGAGATCGACCTGCATCGAGCACGGCTGAAGAAAATGGCGGCAGAAAATAACCTGGAACAGGAGTGGCGCGATCTGGTCGCGATGGTGGGAACCCCAGAGCTGCAGTGTACCACACTCAAGGGGTCGCTGGAACCAGCGACTGAAGTGTATGACTGGAGTTCAGCCATGCATCAACTTCTGGAAAACAGTCCGGAGATCGTAGCTGCCTGGGAACGGGTGCAGCACGATGAGATTACCGTGGAACGTGAACGTGTCCAGCCGATTCCGAACATTCTGGTGAATGTGGACTTCGGTCACAATTTTGAGACCAATAACAATGTTGCGGGAGTCACCGCCGGTCTGCCTCTGCCTGTATTTGACCGCAATCAGGGGACCGTTGATCAGGCGCTGGCTGATTTGAATCAGTCGCGTGCCAATGTAAAGCGTCTCGAATTATCATTAATGAGCAAGCTGTCAGATAAGTACCGAGATTATCGAACGGCGCGGCAGCATGTGGAAACCTACCGGAGTGAAATGCTGCCTAAAGCAAAAGAGGCATATGATCTGCTGCATGAAAGTTATAAGCGCAGGCGTGCCCCCTGGCCCGAAGTGCTGATGGCTCAAAAGATCTATTACGATCTGCAGGCAGAGTACATCATGAGCCAGTTACAGTATCATGAAAGTGAGATTGCGATTCGAGGTATGTTGCTGACGGGGGGGCTGGAAGTTCCGTCAGCTCCGATGTCCGGCGGGCACATCGATGCGGTACCGAAACCGCGTTAA
- a CDS encoding DeoR/GlpR family DNA-binding transcription regulator has protein sequence MSMLLDERRESILKIVENKGFVSLVDLMDSVGASESTIRRDLEYLDGIGQIRRTRGGAAYSGESLATFEDRSFMSSRQKRQVAQAVANMISPGEAVLMDGGTTTLEVARQLAGKQLQVVTNSLPIANLLVNQPQIDLMLIGGFLFPKTGVALGKTAVESLKSVHVRRLIISVGGITEDGLYNSNMLLVETEQQMFEAAEEVIVVTDSTKFGHSALAYLCPLDRVDHIVVDDGITEEWKDVIREAGIELTVVET, from the coding sequence ATGTCAATGTTGCTTGACGAAAGACGGGAAAGCATATTAAAGATAGTAGAAAACAAGGGTTTTGTCTCCCTTGTGGATTTGATGGATTCTGTGGGCGCTTCCGAATCTACCATTCGAAGGGATTTGGAGTATCTTGACGGAATCGGTCAGATCAGGCGGACCCGCGGTGGGGCTGCTTATAGTGGAGAATCTTTAGCCACTTTTGAAGACAGGTCCTTTATGTCATCCAGGCAAAAAAGGCAGGTTGCTCAAGCAGTGGCTAACATGATCTCTCCGGGAGAGGCAGTGCTGATGGATGGAGGCACAACCACTCTGGAAGTCGCCCGTCAACTGGCGGGCAAACAGTTACAGGTCGTCACTAATTCATTGCCGATCGCTAATCTGCTGGTCAATCAGCCACAGATTGACCTGATGCTGATCGGGGGATTCCTGTTTCCCAAAACAGGGGTCGCATTAGGGAAGACCGCTGTGGAATCACTGAAAAGTGTCCATGTCCGGCGATTGATTATCAGCGTCGGGGGAATCACAGAAGACGGACTTTATAACAGCAACATGTTGTTAGTTGAAACAGAACAGCAAATGTTTGAAGCAGCAGAAGAAGTGATTGTGGTTACAGACAGTACCAAATTCGGGCACTCGGCTCTCGCTTATCTGTGTCCACTGGACAGGGTCGACCACATCGTCGTGGATGACGGCATTACCGAAGAGTGGAAAGACGTCATTCGCGAAGCAGGCATCGAACTCACAGTCGTCGAGACATAA
- the pduL gene encoding phosphate propanoyltransferase, producing the protein MTQLTNSISRSQVEQLVRQALSQQTGGAASTPQTAPNPLVVNISARHIHLSQEHLEILFGKGAQLEVQKDLYQDGYFAATQTVAVVGPRRRMIPNVRVLGPCRGDTQVELAFTDTISLGLDVPIRISGDLKGTPGCVLMGPKGVVELEFGVIRAARHVHMSPADCAYYDCSNGDNLHLRIESKGCTTVLEDVVVRENPEVKLEVHIDTDEGNAVDLDHATLVKLFVPEGCKCKHS; encoded by the coding sequence ATGACACAACTTACCAATTCCATCTCACGCTCGCAGGTAGAACAACTGGTTCGTCAGGCTTTGTCACAGCAAACAGGAGGGGCGGCATCCACACCACAGACTGCTCCCAACCCGCTGGTCGTCAATATCTCAGCCCGGCATATTCATCTTTCGCAGGAGCATCTGGAAATTCTGTTCGGCAAAGGTGCCCAGTTGGAAGTTCAGAAAGACCTGTACCAGGATGGGTACTTCGCAGCGACACAGACGGTCGCCGTCGTTGGTCCCCGCCGCCGCATGATTCCGAATGTGCGTGTCCTGGGTCCGTGCCGTGGTGATACTCAAGTTGAACTCGCTTTTACCGACACCATCTCGCTGGGACTCGATGTTCCTATTCGCATCAGTGGCGACCTCAAAGGCACCCCCGGCTGTGTGCTGATGGGCCCCAAAGGCGTCGTTGAACTGGAATTTGGTGTGATCCGTGCCGCCCGTCACGTGCACATGTCGCCTGCCGACTGTGCATACTATGATTGCTCCAACGGCGATAACTTACATCTGCGAATTGAATCAAAAGGTTGCACGACTGTCCTGGAAGACGTTGTCGTCCGGGAAAACCCCGAAGTCAAACTCGAAGTCCATATCGACACCGATGAAGGCAACGCCGTCGACCTCGACCATGCCACTTTAGTGAAACTCTTTGTGCCTGAAGGCTGCAAATGCAAACACAGCTGA
- a CDS encoding BMC domain-containing protein has protein sequence MAKAMEALGMVETKGLISLIEAADAMLKAANVQMIGWEKVGSGLVTGFVVGDVAAVKAAVDAGAAAASKVGEVVSVQVIPRPHEELASVLPKTAAKKS, from the coding sequence ATGGCGAAAGCAATGGAAGCCTTGGGAATGGTGGAAACAAAAGGGCTGATCAGCCTGATTGAAGCCGCCGATGCAATGTTGAAAGCGGCCAACGTACAGATGATTGGCTGGGAAAAAGTTGGTAGTGGCCTGGTCACAGGTTTTGTCGTCGGTGATGTTGCAGCTGTGAAAGCAGCCGTTGACGCCGGTGCTGCAGCTGCCAGCAAAGTTGGAGAAGTCGTGAGCGTTCAGGTTATCCCACGTCCACACGAAGAACTCGCCAGCGTACTGCCCAAGACTGCTGCCAAGAAATCATAA
- a CDS encoding BMC domain-containing protein produces the protein MSSEAIGLIETKGLVAQIEASDAMLKAANVTLVDQIQIGGAYITTVIQGDIGSVRAAVDAGAAAASQIGELVGAHVIARPSAGLMSNFI, from the coding sequence ATGAGTTCTGAAGCCATTGGTTTAATTGAAACAAAAGGTCTGGTTGCTCAAATCGAAGCTTCCGACGCCATGCTGAAAGCTGCCAACGTGACTCTGGTTGACCAGATCCAGATTGGTGGTGCCTACATCACAACCGTAATTCAGGGAGATATCGGATCAGTTCGCGCAGCGGTTGACGCTGGTGCTGCTGCCGCTTCTCAAATCGGAGAACTGGTTGGCGCTCATGTGATCGCACGCCCCTCCGCTGGCCTGATGTCAAACTTTATCTAA
- a CDS encoding acetate/propionate family kinase, which translates to MKVLVANLGSTSFKYRLFDMPAEVQLARGGIDRIGEEQSHCFVEIGSHGEEHEQNVPDHAAAVNLCLSQLTNSEWGCLDSAEEVAGIGFKAVFAGNLSGIRLVDEALLTKMEALADIAPAHNPPYARAMRQLRQAFPEIPLVAALETAFHETIPAENRAYAIPHEWQEEYEVQRWGFHGASHRYIGSRMAELTGKDDLKVISCHLGGSSSLCAIEGGVSKANSLGMSPQSGLPHNNRVGDFDPFALPVLIKATGKSLAELLEDLSSKGGLLGMSGLSGDCRDLEEAAAKGHKRAQLALSVFHSAIRQYLGAYMTVLGGVDAIVFTGGIGENSVSLREKVCSNLEWAGIHLDSEKNKSASNEAQIQADNSKVQIWVVPTNEEIVVGRQTVEVIEGRS; encoded by the coding sequence ATGAAAGTACTTGTTGCCAATTTAGGTTCCACCAGTTTCAAATATCGCCTGTTCGATATGCCCGCCGAAGTGCAGCTTGCTCGCGGGGGCATCGATCGAATTGGTGAGGAACAGAGTCATTGTTTCGTCGAAATTGGTTCGCATGGGGAAGAGCACGAACAGAACGTGCCTGATCATGCGGCTGCCGTCAACTTATGTCTGTCGCAATTGACCAACTCTGAATGGGGTTGTCTTGATTCTGCAGAGGAAGTGGCCGGCATTGGTTTCAAAGCTGTCTTTGCCGGAAACTTAAGTGGCATACGACTGGTTGATGAAGCGTTGCTGACCAAAATGGAGGCGCTGGCAGATATTGCACCTGCTCATAACCCTCCGTATGCCCGGGCCATGCGACAACTGCGTCAGGCTTTTCCTGAAATCCCGCTGGTTGCCGCATTGGAAACCGCCTTCCATGAAACCATCCCTGCTGAAAATCGTGCTTATGCCATTCCCCATGAATGGCAGGAAGAATACGAAGTCCAGCGCTGGGGCTTTCATGGCGCCAGCCACCGGTATATCGGCTCTCGTATGGCCGAGCTCACTGGTAAGGACGATCTGAAGGTTATTTCCTGCCACCTGGGAGGCAGTAGCTCTTTATGTGCCATCGAGGGTGGAGTCTCCAAAGCCAACAGTCTGGGAATGAGCCCTCAGTCAGGATTGCCTCACAATAACCGTGTGGGTGATTTTGATCCGTTTGCTCTACCGGTTCTGATCAAGGCCACCGGAAAATCCCTGGCGGAACTTCTGGAAGACCTGTCGAGCAAAGGAGGCCTGCTGGGCATGAGTGGATTGAGTGGCGATTGTCGCGATCTGGAAGAAGCGGCTGCCAAAGGACATAAACGGGCACAGCTTGCTCTGAGCGTGTTTCACTCAGCCATCCGTCAATACCTGGGAGCTTACATGACGGTACTGGGAGGCGTAGATGCGATTGTTTTCACGGGTGGAATCGGTGAGAACAGTGTCAGCTTAAGAGAAAAAGTCTGCAGCAACCTGGAATGGGCGGGAATTCACCTGGATTCTGAAAAGAACAAATCAGCCTCCAATGAGGCACAGATCCAGGCGGACAACAGCAAAGTACAAATCTGGGTTGTGCCTACGAATGAGGAGATTGTAGTAGGCAGGCAGACCGTCGAAGTCATCGAAGGGCGTTCGTAA
- a CDS encoding EutN/CcmL family microcompartment protein has product MFIGRITGSVVSSQKVETMIGQKLLIVEPLRVNEKDQSDLTPTGRSFIVVDTVGAGQGEVVLCVQGSSARFTPETKTLPIDAAIIGIVDQVHIGPKEIFNSKD; this is encoded by the coding sequence ATGTTTATAGGACGCATAACCGGCAGTGTTGTTTCGTCTCAGAAAGTCGAAACAATGATCGGTCAGAAACTGCTCATTGTCGAACCGTTGCGCGTCAACGAAAAAGACCAGAGTGACCTGACTCCCACCGGACGCTCGTTTATCGTCGTCGATACAGTGGGAGCAGGGCAGGGCGAAGTCGTATTGTGTGTGCAGGGCTCATCGGCCCGTTTCACACCTGAGACCAAAACACTTCCCATCGACGCGGCCATCATCGGCATTGTCGATCAGGTTCACATTGGCCCTAAAGAAATATTTAACTCGAAGGATTGA
- a CDS encoding aldehyde dehydrogenase EutE, with translation MQATEEAIRSVVQEVLSQLHNKGGYGSASAATQTDGDWGVFRSVDQAVAAATAGQKQLLNATLADRAKALEIVRQICSSQADELGRMEMEETKIGRLDHKIEKLHLIKGIPGMEFMKTEAVSGDYGIGLTEYAPFGVIGAITPVTHSLPTLACNFINMVASGNTLVVNPHPGGAKVACEGVRRFNKAIYQATGLQNLVTIVETPTLETADQIFNHRGVPLLCVTGGPGVARAALAAKKRAIVAGPGNPPVVVDETADIDNAAQSIIAGAAYDNNLLCIGEKEVFAVESIFNELMSAMGRHGGYQLNDQQVAQLTALAFSPPTEPGGHAVLNRDLVGKDAAVLAGLIGVSVPPGTQLLYGETDTNNPFVPEEQMMPFVPFVRCRNADHGIELAKEFEHGFRHTSLIHSRNIETITKMGRIMDTTLFVQNGPCGAALGNGGEGYASFSIATPTGEGVTNPMTFTRFRRSTTVGHLRVI, from the coding sequence ATGCAGGCGACTGAAGAAGCCATTCGTAGTGTCGTACAGGAAGTGTTATCACAACTTCATAACAAAGGCGGCTATGGTTCCGCTTCCGCTGCCACTCAAACGGACGGCGACTGGGGTGTATTCCGCAGTGTGGACCAGGCCGTCGCTGCAGCCACCGCAGGACAGAAGCAACTGTTGAACGCCACACTGGCTGATCGGGCCAAGGCGCTGGAAATCGTCCGGCAGATCTGCTCCAGCCAGGCTGATGAACTTGGTCGTATGGAAATGGAAGAGACCAAAATCGGTCGGCTGGATCATAAGATCGAAAAGCTGCATCTGATCAAAGGCATTCCCGGGATGGAATTCATGAAGACCGAAGCCGTCTCAGGTGATTACGGTATCGGTTTAACAGAGTATGCACCCTTTGGGGTCATCGGTGCCATCACTCCGGTCACACACTCTCTGCCCACGTTGGCGTGCAACTTCATCAATATGGTCGCTTCCGGAAATACGCTGGTTGTCAACCCTCACCCGGGCGGAGCTAAAGTTGCCTGCGAAGGGGTACGCCGCTTTAATAAAGCCATTTATCAGGCCACTGGTCTGCAGAACCTGGTCACAATCGTCGAGACTCCTACTCTGGAAACGGCAGACCAGATCTTCAATCATCGTGGCGTTCCTCTGTTGTGTGTCACCGGTGGTCCTGGTGTTGCCCGCGCTGCACTCGCTGCCAAGAAGCGTGCGATTGTCGCAGGCCCGGGAAATCCACCAGTCGTCGTAGATGAAACCGCGGACATTGACAATGCTGCCCAGTCAATCATTGCAGGAGCCGCCTATGACAACAACCTGTTATGCATCGGTGAAAAGGAAGTCTTTGCCGTTGAAAGCATTTTCAACGAACTGATGTCTGCCATGGGACGGCACGGCGGATACCAGTTAAATGATCAGCAGGTCGCACAACTGACGGCCCTGGCATTCTCCCCTCCCACAGAACCAGGTGGACACGCTGTCCTCAACCGTGATCTGGTTGGTAAAGATGCTGCGGTCCTCGCCGGTCTGATCGGCGTCAGCGTGCCTCCGGGAACGCAGTTGCTGTATGGTGAAACCGACACGAACAATCCATTCGTGCCGGAAGAACAGATGATGCCGTTCGTACCATTCGTCCGCTGCCGCAACGCAGATCACGGCATCGAACTGGCCAAAGAATTCGAACACGGATTCCGTCACACCAGCCTGATCCATTCACGCAATATTGAAACAATCACAAAAATGGGACGCATTATGGATACCACTCTGTTCGTGCAGAATGGTCCCTGTGGTGCCGCTCTGGGGAACGGTGGAGAAGGATATGCTTCATTCAGCATCGCTACTCCGACTGGTGAAGGAGTCACCAACCCCATGACATTCACACGTTTCCGTCGTTCCACCACCGTGGGACACTTACGGGTTATTTAA
- a CDS encoding EutN/CcmL family microcompartment protein, with protein sequence MLTGQVIGRATATAKHPSLAGWRLLLVQTLDIKGNADGFPELVIDRLGCGKGDIVLLTSDGAAVRDMVGANNTPIRWATMGVIDRE encoded by the coding sequence ATGTTGACAGGACAGGTCATAGGACGAGCAACCGCGACGGCAAAACATCCCAGTCTTGCCGGCTGGCGCTTATTGCTGGTCCAGACTCTGGACATCAAAGGCAACGCAGATGGATTTCCGGAACTGGTCATTGACCGCCTGGGCTGTGGTAAAGGGGATATTGTCCTGCTGACTTCCGACGGTGCAGCCGTCCGAGACATGGTGGGAGCCAACAACACTCCCATTCGCTGGGCCACAATGGGCGTCATTGATCGCGAATAA
- a CDS encoding EutN/CcmL family microcompartment protein, translating to MKIAEVIGKVTLSRKHPSLDGARWLVAIPLKSDELNSKKKKKTEPFIIYDELGASPGCQIAVSEGAEAAAPFHPDVKPIDAYVSAILDQVEVY from the coding sequence ATGAAAATCGCAGAAGTCATCGGAAAAGTGACCTTGTCTCGCAAGCACCCCAGTCTGGATGGTGCCCGCTGGCTGGTCGCGATTCCTTTGAAGAGTGATGAACTGAATTCAAAAAAGAAGAAAAAAACGGAACCTTTTATCATTTACGATGAGTTGGGTGCCTCACCTGGCTGCCAGATCGCAGTCAGTGAAGGAGCAGAAGCAGCCGCTCCCTTTCATCCTGATGTGAAACCGATTGACGCTTATGTGTCAGCCATTCTCGATCAGGTTGAAGTTTACTGA
- a CDS encoding class II aldolase/adducin family protein yields MSNQWNSGIHDRKLKEEICEIGRRVYNKGFAAANDGNISIRVGENEVLCSPTMICKGFMKPDDICAVDLDGNQIAGTRKRTSEILLHLAIMKERPDVKAVVHCHPPHATAFAVAREPIPQCVLPEVEVFMGEVPMAPYETPGGQKFADTVVPFLKGGTNTIILTGHGTVTFGKSLEDAYWKTEILDAYCNILLLSKQLGRVTYFTENETRELLDLKKKLGFDDPRFHVEDCDLCGNSAFRDGYTEGIPQQKSFEPAPSYPGYLSKPSTQATPSASNNGSSDQLIKAITDQVMSALGK; encoded by the coding sequence ATGTCAAATCAATGGAACAGTGGAATTCACGATCGGAAGCTGAAAGAAGAAATCTGCGAAATCGGACGTCGCGTCTACAACAAGGGATTCGCAGCAGCCAATGACGGTAACATTTCCATTCGCGTCGGCGAAAACGAAGTGCTCTGCTCTCCTACCATGATCTGCAAAGGCTTCATGAAACCAGATGACATCTGTGCCGTCGACCTCGACGGAAACCAGATCGCCGGTACCCGTAAACGCACCAGCGAAATCCTGTTACATCTGGCGATCATGAAAGAACGCCCGGACGTTAAAGCCGTTGTGCACTGCCACCCCCCCCATGCGACTGCCTTCGCTGTCGCCCGCGAGCCGATCCCTCAGTGTGTTCTGCCTGAAGTGGAAGTCTTCATGGGTGAAGTTCCGATGGCGCCTTATGAAACACCGGGCGGACAGAAGTTCGCTGACACAGTTGTGCCATTCCTCAAAGGGGGCACGAACACAATCATCCTGACCGGGCACGGCACCGTGACCTTTGGAAAATCACTGGAAGACGCGTACTGGAAAACAGAAATCCTGGATGCCTACTGCAATATCCTGCTGCTTTCCAAACAACTGGGCCGCGTCACTTACTTCACCGAAAATGAAACGCGTGAACTGCTCGACCTGAAGAAAAAACTCGGATTTGATGATCCTCGTTTCCATGTAGAAGACTGTGACCTGTGTGGTAACAGCGCATTCCGTGACGGTTATACTGAAGGAATTCCTCAGCAGAAGTCCTTCGAACCCGCTCCCAGCTATCCCGGGTACCTGTCGAAACCATCTACGCAGGCAACACCCTCCGCGTCTAACAATGGCAGCTCTGATCAGTTGATCAAAGCGATTACCGATCAGGTTATGTCGGCCCTGGGTAAATAA
- a CDS encoding malate dehydrogenase encodes MNVSIIGGGGLVGSCAAFALQAGGIVREIALVDVNQDLVEGQALDLLHGSSLTADQKIYAGGTELVKDSDVIVITAGLRRKPEESRLDLINRNVALFKNILEDVKRVGTKPGAIVFVVSNPVDVLTYLAMKELGLPPQQVIGLGTVLDTTRLRSMLAARLDVPPTQVSTLILGEHGDSMVPIWSAAQIGGLPLEKFPGCNPSLIAEVEKKTRGSGAEVIKKKGGAGFAVGVSIADVVHCIALDQRRILPVSSLQNGAFGLRDVCISVPTVMGRSGVMKHLEIELWPKEQLALTQSGKVLRETVDKVLG; translated from the coding sequence ATGAATGTCAGTATTATCGGTGGTGGCGGGCTCGTGGGCTCCTGTGCCGCCTTTGCATTACAGGCCGGAGGCATCGTCCGGGAAATCGCTCTGGTAGACGTGAATCAGGATCTGGTCGAAGGCCAGGCTTTAGACCTGCTGCATGGCAGTTCTTTAACCGCCGATCAGAAAATCTACGCTGGTGGCACCGAACTCGTGAAAGACAGCGACGTGATCGTGATCACCGCCGGTCTGCGACGTAAACCGGAGGAAAGCCGTCTCGATCTGATCAACCGGAACGTGGCCCTGTTCAAAAACATTCTGGAAGATGTAAAGCGTGTCGGAACCAAACCGGGCGCGATTGTGTTTGTCGTCTCCAATCCGGTGGACGTGTTGACCTACCTGGCAATGAAAGAACTCGGACTGCCTCCGCAACAGGTAATTGGTCTGGGTACTGTTCTGGATACGACCCGTCTCCGCAGCATGCTGGCTGCCCGCCTGGACGTGCCCCCGACTCAGGTTTCGACACTGATTCTGGGTGAGCATGGCGACAGCATGGTTCCCATCTGGTCAGCCGCTCAGATTGGTGGTCTGCCACTCGAAAAGTTCCCCGGCTGTAACCCCAGTCTGATTGCCGAAGTCGAAAAGAAGACTCGCGGCAGCGGAGCCGAAGTCATCAAGAAAAAAGGGGGAGCCGGTTTTGCGGTCGGCGTAAGTATCGCGGATGTCGTACATTGTATCGCCCTTGATCAGCGTCGGATCCTCCCTGTCTCTTCACTGCAGAATGGTGCCTTCGGATTGCGGGATGTCTGTATTTCCGTTCCGACCGTCATGGGACGATCTGGTGTGATGAAACACCTGGAAATCGAACTCTGGCCGAAAGAACAGTTGGCACTCACTCAGTCCGGAAAAGTACTGCGGGAAACCGTTGATAAAGTGCTGGGCTGA